In Nostoc sp. CENA543, a single genomic region encodes these proteins:
- a CDS encoding S8 family serine peptidase, with protein MMNRIASSLLITGFIYSSLGVFSLSPQKKAVAQSSKSGDLFYLYKGQPIPLNQRQDAIAVSFKKGRTRDIGAPPLYLQLQQDLQRGSRSTTPPSVSPLGEDYAVVSLPKDTPINIEQRIQKQAYVENTFPVLSRQTTKEVIVLPNEIIVSFDPKLSQSQRQAILQQNKLAIVRPLRFYRDRYLVKSTEATGTKILNVANQLTNVKGITSVSPNFIQSVTEQNLEAATKQAANLQGTGNKNTPQSPVPNPQSPLIGLAWHLNSSPLKQCLLQPLSSWEGLQDCLQQPNVANKSTISRTDVRVTEAWKLSNGGRGVVVAVIDSLIQWDHPDLADSLYTVKSADKCPNEIHGWDFSSGGNSLEPCEIGDDDTRISRTELAILRIRFQDTFKLSDAELVQQYPLEALEIKQTYPNYSLTQIAQVLRYVFRTDKVGGEFHGTWVSGVIAAQPKDNQGLVGVAPNAKILPVRLFGLNGSYIPSNYIEAIGYAADRGADIINLSLGSTLPSAGEEEAIAEVLRNYPKLLIVAAAGNANSNQVAYPAAYPGVLSVGATNILGDRASYSNYGKGLDVVAPGGELSTPGLLGGIPTTGGTWLEPFWQGIPNPTSRWSAVVDPRGKYWWVQGTSFSAPTVAGVVALMKGEDPQKRLNRQRLVNILTSTASYQGLNISDGDARLYRSQRRKGAVSSAVKGQQYFFGSGLVNAEAAVQAVKQQK; from the coding sequence ATGATGAACCGCATTGCATCTAGTCTTTTAATTACAGGTTTTATTTACTCTAGCTTGGGTGTATTCTCTCTTTCACCACAAAAAAAAGCTGTTGCTCAATCTTCAAAAAGTGGTGATTTATTTTACCTGTATAAAGGACAACCTATCCCTTTAAATCAGCGTCAAGATGCGATCGCAGTTTCCTTTAAAAAGGGTCGCACCCGTGATATCGGCGCGCCTCCTTTGTATCTCCAACTCCAGCAAGACTTACAACGTGGAAGTCGCAGCACTACACCCCCTAGTGTGAGTCCTTTAGGTGAAGACTACGCTGTGGTGAGTTTACCCAAAGACACCCCAATCAACATTGAACAGCGCATTCAGAAGCAAGCGTATGTAGAAAATACCTTCCCGGTTCTCAGTCGTCAAACCACCAAAGAAGTCATCGTTCTTCCCAATGAAATTATCGTCAGTTTTGACCCCAAACTCTCCCAAAGCCAAAGACAAGCGATTTTACAGCAAAACAAACTAGCTATTGTGCGTCCCCTGCGCTTTTACCGCGATCGCTATCTCGTTAAATCTACTGAGGCGACTGGTACAAAAATTCTCAACGTTGCCAACCAATTAACCAACGTCAAGGGTATTACATCCGTATCCCCCAATTTTATCCAATCTGTAACTGAGCAGAATCTCGAAGCTGCGACAAAACAAGCCGCTAATCTGCAAGGGACTGGGAATAAGAATACACCCCAATCCCCAGTTCCTAATCCCCAGTCCCCCCTAATCGGACTAGCTTGGCATCTTAATAGTTCACCTCTCAAACAATGCTTATTACAACCCCTATCTAGTTGGGAGGGATTGCAAGATTGTTTACAACAACCCAATGTAGCGAATAAATCTACAATTTCTCGCACAGATGTACGTGTTACCGAAGCCTGGAAACTCAGCAACGGCGGACGCGGTGTCGTTGTGGCTGTGATTGATAGCTTGATTCAATGGGATCATCCTGATTTGGCTGATAGTCTTTATACAGTCAAATCTGCGGATAAATGCCCAAATGAAATTCACGGCTGGGATTTTTCCAGTGGTGGGAATAGTCTTGAACCCTGTGAAATCGGTGATGATGATACCCGCATCAGCCGTACTGAACTAGCTATTCTCAGAATCAGATTTCAAGATACTTTCAAACTCTCCGATGCAGAACTAGTCCAGCAGTATCCCTTGGAAGCATTGGAGATTAAACAAACTTACCCCAATTATTCTTTAACACAAATCGCTCAAGTATTACGTTACGTTTTTCGCACAGATAAAGTCGGCGGAGAATTTCATGGGACTTGGGTAAGTGGTGTGATTGCGGCTCAACCCAAGGATAATCAAGGACTAGTAGGTGTTGCGCCCAATGCGAAAATTTTACCTGTGCGGTTGTTTGGGTTGAATGGGAGTTATATTCCTTCTAACTATATAGAAGCCATTGGTTATGCAGCCGATCGCGGTGCTGATATTATCAATCTCAGCTTGGGTAGTACACTTCCTAGTGCTGGAGAAGAAGAAGCGATCGCGGAAGTTCTCCGCAACTATCCTAAACTGCTAATTGTGGCGGCGGCTGGCAATGCTAACTCTAATCAAGTCGCCTATCCTGCGGCTTATCCAGGAGTATTGTCTGTAGGAGCAACCAATATTTTAGGCGATCGCGCCTCCTATAGTAACTACGGCAAAGGCTTAGATGTAGTCGCACCAGGAGGAGAATTGAGTACACCCGGATTACTCGGCGGTATTCCCACCACTGGCGGAACTTGGCTAGAACCCTTTTGGCAGGGAATACCCAACCCCACATCTCGTTGGTCTGCGGTGGTAGATCCCCGTGGTAAATATTGGTGGGTACAAGGGACATCCTTCTCCGCACCCACAGTAGCCGGAGTTGTGGCTTTAATGAAAGGAGAAGATCCCCAAAAACGTCTGAATAGACAACGCTTAGTTAACATCCTCACATCTACAGCCAGCTATCAAGGGCTGAATATATCCGATGGAGATGCTAGATTATACCGTTCCCAGAGACGCAAAGGTGCAGTTTCCTCTGCTGTCAAAGGTCAGCAATACTTTTTTGGTAGCGGTTTGGTGAATGCTGAAGCCGCAGTGCAGGCGGTGAAGCAGCAGAAATAA
- a CDS encoding CHAT domain-containing protein — translation MRYRKLHLTSVFTTLILITAQSSTTLPRLFQTSQVLAQAPQNPQAAAANLYQQGEKQIQTSQYREALQSFQRALAIYREIKNRRGEALTLNYIAIVNRTLGDNIQALNFYKQALSIFREIGDSLNEGTVLNNIGIIHENLGQYPQALEFYQQALTIRKKVGDRNGEAFTLTNLGFINTTLGQYPQALKFYQQSLAIFKSLGDKRREALTLNAIGIYYRTINEYPQALGFYQQALNIFIEIGERRGEATTLNNIGDFRRNQGEYLQAQELFQKALNLFIQVGDKSGEGVALSNLGRVYLHQKQYPQTQQFFRQALAIFQQLGDKASEARTLRYIGSVFYESGEFTSAEQTLREGVEILESLRTKLSDANKISIFETQIATYQLLQKVLIAQNKISEALEISERGRSRAFVELLSSRQNLAITLDKPTISSLKQIAKTQNATLVQYSIISNENLYIWVIQPTGEIAFEQVDLQKNINIPLKNLVTMSRKSIGISQRRGIQVQPSRNNQPQQLQKLHEILIKPIEKHLPKDVNSRVIFIPQESLFLVPFAALQDDNGKYLIENHTILTAPSIQVLDLTSKQRISRRESVKKKGDILVVGNPTMPKMPITNEQLTSLRGAEKEAIEIADLLKTQAIIGSKATKSAILPRMKQARIIHFATHGLLDDFKGFGVPGAIALAPSSQDDGFLTAGEILDMKLNAELVVLSACDTGGGTITGDGVIGLSRSLITAGVPSVIVSLWSVNDNSTAFFMSEFYRHLQKNPDKAVALRQAMLTTKQKYNHPFDWAAFTLIGESN, via the coding sequence ATGCGCTATCGCAAACTCCATTTAACTAGCGTATTTACTACCCTCATTTTAATTACTGCACAATCATCAACAACTTTACCAAGACTATTCCAGACATCCCAAGTATTAGCGCAAGCACCACAAAATCCCCAAGCCGCAGCAGCAAACCTTTACCAGCAAGGTGAAAAGCAGATTCAGACTAGTCAATATAGAGAAGCCTTACAATCATTTCAACGAGCCTTGGCTATCTATCGAGAAATTAAAAATCGCAGAGGCGAAGCCTTGACTCTCAATTACATTGCAATAGTTAATCGTACACTTGGGGATAATATCCAAGCACTAAATTTTTACAAACAAGCTTTATCTATTTTCAGAGAAATAGGCGATAGTTTAAATGAAGGAACTGTTTTAAATAACATTGGTATAATTCATGAAAATTTAGGACAATATCCCCAAGCCCTAGAATTTTACCAGCAAGCTTTAACTATTCGTAAAAAAGTAGGCGATCGCAATGGTGAAGCCTTTACTCTGACTAATTTAGGTTTTATCAATACAACTCTCGGACAATACCCCCAAGCACTAAAGTTTTATCAACAATCATTAGCTATTTTTAAAAGTCTTGGCGACAAAAGAAGAGAAGCATTAACTCTTAATGCCATTGGTATATATTACCGCACAATTAACGAATATCCCCAAGCCTTGGGATTTTATCAACAGGCTTTAAATATTTTTATTGAAATCGGTGAACGTCGAGGTGAAGCAACTACCCTCAATAATATTGGGGATTTCCGGCGCAATCAAGGTGAATATTTACAAGCACAAGAGTTATTTCAAAAAGCCTTGAATCTTTTTATTCAAGTTGGCGATAAATCTGGTGAAGGAGTGGCATTAAGTAATCTTGGTAGAGTCTACCTTCATCAGAAACAATACCCACAAACACAGCAGTTTTTCAGACAAGCTTTAGCAATTTTTCAACAGTTGGGGGATAAAGCCAGTGAAGCTAGAACCTTGAGATATATAGGTAGTGTATTTTATGAGTCTGGTGAATTTACATCAGCAGAACAAACTCTCCGCGAAGGTGTGGAAATTTTAGAATCTCTCCGCACCAAATTGAGCGATGCTAATAAGATATCTATCTTTGAAACTCAAATTGCCACATACCAGTTATTACAAAAAGTCCTCATCGCTCAAAATAAAATATCTGAAGCATTAGAAATCTCTGAACGTGGACGTTCTAGAGCCTTCGTAGAATTATTATCTTCTCGCCAGAATTTAGCTATTACTCTTGATAAACCAACAATATCTTCCCTAAAACAAATTGCCAAAACTCAAAATGCTACCTTAGTTCAATACTCCATTATCAGTAACGAAAATCTCTACATCTGGGTTATTCAACCTACAGGAGAAATCGCTTTTGAGCAAGTAGACTTACAAAAAAATATCAATATTCCTCTCAAAAATCTTGTGACGATGAGTCGCAAATCCATTGGTATATCCCAAAGAAGAGGTATTCAAGTACAACCAAGCAGAAATAATCAACCTCAACAACTGCAAAAACTCCATGAAATTCTCATCAAACCTATAGAGAAACATCTGCCAAAAGATGTTAATTCCCGTGTCATATTCATCCCCCAAGAATCACTGTTTCTCGTTCCCTTCGCAGCATTACAAGACGATAACGGTAAATATTTAATCGAAAATCATACTATTCTTACTGCACCATCAATTCAAGTATTGGATTTAACATCTAAACAAAGAATTAGCCGCAGGGAATCAGTTAAGAAAAAAGGCGACATTTTAGTAGTTGGTAATCCTACTATGCCAAAAATGCCCATTACAAATGAGCAATTAACATCCCTCCGTGGTGCAGAAAAAGAAGCAATTGAGATTGCAGACTTACTCAAAACCCAAGCAATTATCGGTAGCAAAGCCACTAAATCAGCCATTCTCCCCCGAATGAAACAAGCGAGAATTATTCATTTTGCTACTCATGGCTTACTAGATGATTTTAAAGGATTTGGTGTGCCGGGTGCCATTGCTCTTGCTCCTAGTAGTCAAGATGACGGCTTTCTCACAGCCGGGGAAATTCTTGACATGAAACTCAACGCCGAATTAGTGGTTCTCAGTGCGTGTGACACAGGCGGCGGAACTATTACAGGCGACGGTGTTATCGGTTTATCCCGTTCGCTAATTACCGCCGGAGTACCCAGCGTTATCGTCTCTCTCTGGTCTGTCAATGATAACTCAACCGCCTTCTTCATGAGCGAATTTTATCGCCATCTCCAGAAAAATCCTGATAAAGCCGTAGCCTTACGTCAAGCAATGCTGACTACTAAACAAAAGTACAACCATCCCTTTGACTGGGCTGCATTTACCCTCATAGGCGAAAGCAATTAA
- a CDS encoding CHAT domain-containing protein yields the protein MSVRDDMYKKSINYINFILLTNICLFTKVAAQPTDLPTQTLQRQLILQNNYPAALEISERSRNRSLINLLSTPLINPISIEQIKQVAKQQNATLVQYTIINDTVTIAGKKQTQASEIYIWVIQPTGDIAFRSIDLKTFSQQEHTSLSELINSSRQSLGVSSDYTKGIIKVSPPNTINSQKKLQKLHQLLIAPITELLPKQADAHIIFIPQGELFLVPFAALQDSKGQYLIDQHTIATAPSIQALDLLYQRQILRQTSPENVLIVGNPTMPDVSLNTMPGAEQEAKNIADIFNTQAIIGDAATETAVVAKMSQAKLIHLATQNGCSDSSKSLCGLTFASSSQDDGWLTSEEILNLNLQADLVVLSAGETALGKITIDGVIGLSRSFFAAGVSSVIGSLWTVSDRETAFLMTAFYQQLSKNPNKAAALRHAMLETKKKYPNPRHWASFTLIGLL from the coding sequence GTGTCTGTACGTGACGATATGTATAAAAAATCAATCAATTACATCAACTTCATTCTGCTGACAAATATCTGTTTATTCACCAAAGTTGCTGCACAACCTACAGATTTACCAACCCAAACATTACAAAGACAACTCATTTTACAAAACAACTATCCAGCAGCTTTAGAAATTTCTGAACGCAGCCGCAACCGTTCACTAATCAATCTTTTGTCTACACCCTTAATTAATCCAATCAGCATTGAGCAGATTAAACAAGTTGCGAAACAACAAAATGCCACTCTGGTACAATACACTATTATTAATGACACAGTTACCATTGCGGGTAAAAAACAAACTCAAGCATCAGAAATTTATATTTGGGTGATTCAACCTACAGGTGATATTGCTTTTCGCAGCATTGATTTAAAAACTTTTTCCCAGCAAGAACATACATCTTTGTCGGAATTAATTAATAGCAGTCGTCAGTCTCTCGGTGTGAGTAGTGATTACACAAAAGGTATTATCAAAGTATCTCCCCCAAACACTATTAACTCTCAAAAAAAACTACAAAAACTCCATCAATTATTAATTGCACCCATCACTGAATTATTACCCAAACAAGCAGACGCACACATTATTTTTATTCCCCAAGGAGAATTATTTCTCGTCCCTTTCGCCGCCTTGCAAGATAGCAAAGGTCAATATTTAATTGATCAACATACCATCGCCACTGCACCCTCAATTCAAGCACTAGACTTACTCTATCAACGTCAGATTTTACGTCAAACATCTCCAGAGAATGTGCTGATTGTTGGTAATCCTACTATGCCCGATGTTTCTTTAAATACTATGCCTGGTGCAGAACAAGAAGCAAAAAACATTGCTGATATATTTAACACCCAAGCAATCATAGGTGACGCAGCCACAGAAACCGCCGTAGTAGCAAAAATGTCCCAAGCCAAACTCATTCATTTAGCTACCCAAAACGGATGCAGTGATTCCTCAAAAAGCCTGTGTGGGTTAACTTTTGCATCATCATCACAAGACGACGGTTGGCTCACATCTGAAGAAATTCTCAACTTAAACCTCCAAGCCGATTTAGTAGTGCTGAGTGCAGGTGAGACAGCATTAGGTAAAATCACTATTGATGGTGTCATCGGCTTATCTCGTTCTTTCTTCGCGGCTGGGGTTTCCAGCGTCATTGGTTCTTTATGGACTGTATCAGATCGGGAGACGGCATTTTTGATGACAGCGTTTTATCAACAACTCAGTAAAAACCCAAATAAAGCAGCAGCCTTGCGTCATGCGATGCTAGAAACTAAGAAAAAATACCCAAATCCGAGGCATTGGGCTAGTTTTACCCTCATTGGTTTGTTGTAG
- a CDS encoding CHAT domain-containing protein translates to MNKMFCQKKYLTYLSYIMAICLPLTINLPKPLEMLQVLAQTPNSRKEAAEKLLQQGREQYQASQFDAALQSWQQALVIYQEIRDYENEVKVLNNIGLAYQVKGEYDSAINYLERSLGIAKKINYRLGAARALGNLGIIYQDKGDYGQAIDYHQQNLAIAVELKDNQSQAKAVANIGLVYYFLGDVPTAIKQYSQALAIFRNLADRQSEATLLNNLGLAYSAIGNYSNAIQNYQQALMIIQAIKNPQLEGKILGNLGSIYYFLGKYPQAIDYQQKWLTIARAIVDPRSEGDALGNLGLTYSVQGNYPQAINYQQQSLAIARKISDQLGEGQSLNNLGLTFFKSGNLSAAETNLYAAINIWENLRSPKSKLQNTDKVSLFDTQKNTYALLQQVLVAQNKPDAALEISERGRARAFVELLASRSFNNNKNVVNPARSLTIEEMKQIAKTQNSTLVQYSIIREEFQVSGKLQFQESELYIWVIKPTGEITFRKADLKPLWQKENTNLEKLVSMSRQSIGVRGRGGLSVSPKPDAPKTKQRLSRLHQLLIQPIADVLPKQDSEKVIFIPQNELFLVPFPALQDEQGKYLIQKHTILTAPAIQVLDFTRQQKLGVGNGDVLIVGNPTMPKVILEPGKPSEKLTSLPWAEKEAREIAAKFNTQALIGNKATKTTIVNKMTQARIIHFATHGLLDDNRGLGSAIALAPSSTDNGLLTAEEILNLKLNADLVVLSACDTGRGRITGDGVIGLSRSLISAGTPSVIVSLWAVDDNSTSFLMTEFYKNIQQQDKATALRQAMLTTMQKYPQPINWAAFTLIGESK, encoded by the coding sequence ATGAACAAGATGTTTTGTCAAAAAAAATATTTAACTTATCTCAGTTATATTATGGCTATATGTTTGCCACTAACTATTAATTTGCCGAAACCATTAGAGATGTTGCAAGTATTGGCACAAACACCAAACAGCCGTAAAGAAGCCGCAGAAAAACTTTTACAACAAGGTAGAGAACAATATCAAGCTAGTCAATTTGATGCGGCATTGCAATCTTGGCAACAAGCATTAGTGATATATCAAGAAATACGAGACTATGAAAATGAAGTCAAGGTATTAAATAATATTGGTCTAGCATACCAAGTTAAGGGAGAATATGACAGTGCAATTAATTATCTAGAGAGGTCTTTAGGGATTGCTAAAAAAATAAATTACCGTTTAGGAGCAGCTAGAGCTTTAGGTAATCTTGGCATTATATATCAAGATAAAGGCGACTATGGTCAGGCAATTGATTATCATCAACAAAATTTAGCGATCGCAGTAGAACTCAAAGATAATCAAAGTCAAGCAAAAGCCGTTGCCAATATTGGTCTTGTCTACTATTTTTTAGGTGATGTGCCAACAGCAATTAAACAATATTCACAAGCTTTAGCTATTTTTAGAAACCTTGCAGACCGTCAAAGTGAAGCCACATTACTCAATAATCTTGGTCTGGCTTACTCTGCAATTGGCAATTATTCAAACGCTATTCAAAACTACCAACAAGCTTTAATGATTATCCAGGCAATAAAAAACCCACAACTTGAAGGTAAAATTCTGGGTAATTTAGGTAGTATCTATTATTTTTTAGGGAAATATCCTCAAGCTATTGATTATCAACAAAAATGGTTGACAATTGCCCGTGCTATTGTTGACCCTCGCAGTGAAGGAGACGCTTTAGGTAACTTGGGTCTCACTTATTCGGTGCAAGGAAATTACCCCCAAGCCATCAATTATCAACAGCAGAGTTTAGCAATTGCGCGGAAAATTTCTGACCAACTGGGGGAAGGTCAATCTTTGAATAATTTAGGTCTGACTTTCTTTAAATCTGGTAATCTTTCCGCCGCCGAAACAAACCTGTATGCAGCTATTAATATTTGGGAAAATCTCAGAAGTCCCAAATCAAAATTACAAAATACAGATAAAGTCTCTCTTTTTGATACGCAAAAAAATACTTATGCCCTATTACAGCAAGTTTTAGTTGCCCAAAATAAACCTGATGCCGCCTTAGAAATATCAGAAAGGGGTCGTGCTAGAGCTTTTGTTGAATTGCTGGCATCACGCTCATTTAATAATAATAAAAATGTAGTAAATCCGGCGCGATCGCTTACAATTGAGGAGATGAAACAAATTGCCAAAACCCAAAATTCTACCTTAGTGCAGTATTCCATCATTAGAGAAGAATTCCAAGTTTCTGGTAAGCTGCAATTTCAAGAATCAGAACTCTATATTTGGGTCATCAAACCCACAGGTGAAATCACCTTCCGTAAAGCTGACCTCAAACCTTTATGGCAAAAAGAAAACACAAATTTAGAAAAACTTGTGAGTATGAGTCGTCAGTCTATTGGTGTGAGGGGACGAGGTGGCCTTAGCGTCAGTCCAAAACCTGATGCACCCAAAACCAAGCAAAGATTGAGCCGACTACATCAACTACTGATTCAACCCATCGCTGATGTTCTCCCTAAACAAGACAGCGAAAAAGTCATCTTCATCCCTCAAAATGAGTTATTCCTTGTCCCCTTCCCTGCATTACAAGATGAACAAGGCAAATATCTCATCCAAAAACATACTATTCTCACTGCCCCAGCAATTCAAGTATTAGATTTCACGCGTCAACAAAAATTAGGCGTGGGAAATGGGGACGTATTAATAGTAGGTAATCCCACCATGCCCAAGGTAATTTTAGAACCAGGAAAGCCGTCCGAAAAATTAACATCCTTACCTTGGGCGGAAAAAGAAGCACGAGAAATTGCTGCTAAGTTCAATACTCAAGCATTAATCGGCAATAAAGCTACCAAAACCACAATTGTCAACAAAATGACACAGGCTCGAATCATTCATTTCGCCACACATGGGTTACTTGATGATAACCGAGGCTTGGGCAGTGCGATCGCTCTTGCACCCTCCAGCACTGATAACGGTCTGTTGACGGCGGAAGAAATCCTCAATCTGAAGCTGAATGCAGACTTAGTAGTGTTAAGTGCTTGCGACACCGGACGCGGACGCATTACTGGGGATGGTGTGATTGGTTTATCTCGTTCTTTAATTAGTGCAGGTACACCCAGCGTTATTGTTTCCTTGTGGGCTGTTGATGATAATTCCACATCTTTTTTGATGACAGAGTTTTATAAGAATATCCAACAACAAGATAAAGCCACGGCTTTACGTCAAGCCATGCTGACCACGATGCAGAAATATCCCCAACCCATAAATTGGGCGGCTTTCACCCTAATTGGGGAATCAAAGTGA
- a CDS encoding Uma2 family endonuclease, with amino-acid sequence MNIVTPKRFTIDEYHRLIELGFLQEGESLRDGKAERIELIRGELIQTVAKGTSHTFCKTRLCRQLDRLLGDRAVIRGQDPITLPNHSEPEPDVVIARGKDEDYLPHHPYPEDILFVIEISDSTLNYDQTTKLEVYAEAGISDYWIVNLNVRQLECYSQSYQNAQGEFNYLSKQIFLPHQSVAIPGFADVLLDLSRIFPQL; translated from the coding sequence ATGAATATTGTCACACCAAAGCGATTCACGATTGATGAATATCATCGGCTGATTGAACTGGGATTTCTCCAGGAGGGTGAGTCTCTTCGAGACGGCAAAGCCGAACGTATTGAGTTGATTCGGGGAGAACTAATTCAGACGGTAGCCAAAGGCACATCTCATACATTCTGCAAAACTCGACTTTGTAGACAACTGGATCGATTATTAGGCGATCGCGCCGTGATTCGTGGACAAGATCCGATTACTTTACCAAACCACAGTGAACCTGAACCAGATGTGGTGATCGCACGCGGCAAAGATGAAGATTATCTTCCCCATCATCCCTATCCCGAAGATATTTTATTCGTGATTGAAATTTCCGACTCAACCCTAAATTACGACCAAACAACAAAGTTAGAAGTCTACGCAGAAGCCGGAATTTCTGATTATTGGATTGTTAATTTAAATGTTAGGCAACTTGAGTGTTACAGCCAATCTTATCAAAACGCTCAAGGTGAATTTAATTACCTCAGCAAGCAGATATTTTTACCCCATCAGTCAGTAGCCATTCCTGGATTTGCAGATGTCTTGTTAGATTTGAGTCGGATTTTCCCACAACTGTAG